The DNA sequence GGATCTCGGCGGCAGGCAGGAGTACTTCAGTTCCTACCATGAGATCCCACAATGCCCCGGGGGCAATGAAGCGTCTATGCCTGGAGTGAACTCGTTTGACCGTGATCTCCTCGCCCAAAATTTTACAAGGAAAAATTAAAACCACGGCAAAAAACAAGACCTGCAACCGGAAAAGTAAAGTCTTTGGGAGATGTTCATTCAAAGGAGTACACTCTAAAAGGCTCTTCAAGGTCAAACAGGCTCACTCCAGGAAGAAAAGGTCCAAGGTATACTCACGACGTTTGCTCTGTGAACAGGGATCGAACCACAAATCGTACCCGGATCCAGATCAAATACAAGCCCACAGGGCTTTGAGGGACAGTCAATCTACTTTGAAGGCTGAGAAATGTGGCATTGGGCAAGTAAACGGTTCTTTTCTTCCTGGACTTTGCCCGACTCTCATTGTTGTCTGACTCGGTGGTTGGACAAGTTTGTGGACAAATGAGAGGACACTGTTCCTTTGAAAGCGTTCCATTTctgaatttggccaagattggCGAAACCCAGAAACATGTCAAAACGAGGAGTAAACTTACTCTCATGTTGCAGGGTTTATACAATTCACCTCAGCCTGATCGCTTCAAAATCTCTATGGTAACTGAAAACCCAATTGAAGTATTGGGTGATCATTGAGTCTTGAGAAAGAGACCTCATTTTCTGAGTGATTGACTTAAGCATGACAAGAAGAGACTCTCTAATCTTTCCTGAGCACTCACTTGGGCAGAGTTTGAGCTTTCTCCAGCATTGGATTATGGGCTCGGATCCGGCACTTTCACCCCCACAACTTTCTCGCCAGCTGAATTTTCCCACAACAAAggctttgaatttgatctGAATCGAGGATGGATCGGCTAAGCGGTCACAAACTATTCAGGAAAACAGGCAATGTGGTGCCCAGTGAAATGGCCTTAGAGGATAAGAAGATCATCTTGTACTTCTTTTCGGCTCGTTGGTGTCCTCCTTGCCGGGCATTTCTTCCCATTCTCGTCGATTTCTACTCAGTAAGATGGGGATTATAATTCATTGGTCATAAGCAGGCTCTCAAAGAAAGATCGCTTCTGTTGTTTCAAATCAGGAATTGGTGAAAGAAGAGGAGCctattgaaatcatttttgtgAGCGGAGATGACAACCAAGATGAGATGAAGACGTACATGAAGGAACATCATGGGGATTGGTTGGCCATCCAACAAGGCACTGCCTTAGCTAGGTAAGATAGTCATGGAACAGAAAAACGATTCAATCACATTTATCAGTTCACATTTACAAAATTGGAATGGCATAACTCGATTCAAATCTCATTCTTCGACCTAACTCAGAAgcacttttagacgctaataACACTGGCAGATGGACGAGCAATCTGATACCAGACATGGCAGTGCTTTTCGAAACCTAGAAATGGATGATATGATGGTTGCCTCCGTTAGAACACGTCTAGCACACTGAATTAAACCAAGAAATTTAGATTTCAACTTGTCACAAAACTTGGAAAACGAAAGCACCAGACGAATTGAACGTAACCTAAGAAGTTAGATTTGAGCTATAAGGCAATCCTGGTTTGtcgtaaaaaaaatcaaggttacTTCCTGAGGCTAAATAACGGGTTTCCAACATTCCgcccattgaaaatgtaaattgaatGCCCTAAGCGCAACGTCCCGTGATTAAGTTAAGACTAAAGACCTTTAAAAATGTTCTACGTTCAGGCGAGCAAACCCAAAGCGACAAACCAGTGCTCCAATAAGTGGGGCTTCTATTCAACAAAGCACCAATGTTATATACGAACAAAGAGGCAATTATGGAACAAACTTACAACCGTCTTAGCGGTCCAAGCGCCCAATGGTAACTGATTAATCAAATGGCTAAGCATGaccacaaaaagaaatgtgaaTCAACCTCACGTCGTGCTAatcaaatgatcaaattcaattggtaTTTACACTCGCTGTACATACAAAGATTTATGAACTTCGCCAATTTATTGATTTAAGATTTAAGCAACtgcaaattttgaatggtGAATTTTCCCTTTTGCAATCcccaatgaatgaaaaattaacCATCTTACACGGGCTATTTAGTCATTGTTGACATATCAAATCAGGCTTAACTCTTTCATATTGTACTTCTTCAACCGTTTGGGAAGtaccaaatttgcatttccgTACTTAAACgttccaaaaacaaaa is a window from the Tigriopus californicus strain San Diego chromosome 2, Tcal_SD_v2.1, whole genome shotgun sequence genome containing:
- the LOC131892262 gene encoding nucleoredoxin-like protein 2, yielding MDRLSGHKLFRKTGNVVPSEMALEDKKIILYFFSARWCPPCRAFLPILVDFYSELVKEEEPIEIIFVSGDDNQDEMKTYMKEHHGDWLAIQQGTALASDLKKQYKVTGMPSVIVVTKDGQLISRSGRSEITDNGVKIFQNWLTAAKAS